The sequence ggtgcagcagcagcagcaggccTGAATAATCAATAAGTAACATCAATTCCAGCTCCCGAAATATTCCCCAGACTAACTAACCCGCGCGACCTTGCGCTCGCTGCCCGAAGAAACTTGCCCTTCcgcatcaccaccaccaccgtcACCGTCCTCTCCCCGAAGTTATCCGCGGGGGCGTGAAGAAATGGCGAGCACTCCCCTCCCTTCCCGCGAGGGACGCCCCGTATTACGGCATAGCTCGCTGTCTGGCGGCTCTTTCATCCTGGACCACCAACAATACAAGCCATCTCCCTCGGGACCCTCCGGTTTCAGCAACCTCCTGCGCAGCACTGGAAATGTTCTTACGGCCCCACTTGTTCTCAATGGCAGCCTGTCACAGGGCAAGGACGCGCGAGTCAAGGAGAGTGGGATCGTGCATTCGATTTTTAGCAACTCGCTCAGCTCCTTGCCCGCAGATACACCCAAGCTGGTTGCCACGATATTCTACAAGGCCTCGCAGCCAGTGCACCCGCATATCCACCCGGATTCCTCTAGGCAGCCACACTCTCTCCGGGATTTACCAGCCCCGTCCGTGCCCGAAGGCTCTGCCCCGACGCAGAATGTCGAAGAGCTTCCACGCGAGCCCCCGCCACAGGAACCCGAGCCTCTGGATCATCTGTACGGCCCGTATGTGTCGCAATTATGTCTTACCAATTTCCTGCAGATTATGGAGGATCTCTCCACCCCGTATCACCGCATGAGCAGCTCGCATAGATGTCTTGATAGCGAAGATCAGCCACGCGTGGTCGAGGTCACAATCTGCCCGCCGCCCAGTCCAGATTATCTATCCTTTGATGATATGCGCAAGCATGAGTTTATATGGAGATTTGAACGCGAATGGAACGTTGAAGTAGTCCTCCAACAGGAATCAGTGTTTAGGCGCCATAAGCGGCTCGCCGTGTTTGATATGGATAGCACTCTAATAAAACAGGAAGTTATTGATGAAATCGCCAGGTTTATCGGTGTGGAGAAAGAAGTTTCAGTACGTCGACGTAGAGTTTCTGTCTCACGTCCGATATTGAAACTGACAGGGATAAACAGGAAATCACTGCACGCGCCATGAATGGCGAACTCGATTTCTCGGCCTCTCTGAAAGCGAGAGTTAGCTTGCTCAAAGGAGTTCCAGCCGACGTATTCGAGAAACTAAAATCTATTATTACGATCGCACCCGGTGCCCGTGAACTCTGCCGTGCGTTGAAAAGGCTCGGGTTCAAGATGGCGGTGTTGAGTGGCGGTTTTCAGCCGTTGGCCGAGTGGCTTGCAAAGGAACTCAGCCTTGACTATGCATTCGCGAACCACGTACGTTGAAACAGGTTACGAAACCTGGTCAATTGGGCTGATAGTTATTTTTACAGCTCGTGTCCGACGACTCCACCCAAACTCTCTCAGGCACATTGTCTCCCAACCACCCAATCATCGATGCTACGCAAAAGAGGAACCTCCTACGCACAATTGCTGCTGACAACGATATACAGATATCGCAGACGTTGGCAGTAGGAGATGGCGCCAATGACCTGCTCATGCTTAATGAGGCGGGGTTGGGGGTGGCCTGGCGCGCCAAGAGCAAGGTGCAAATGGAGGCACCAACGCGACTGAATGGAGAAAGTTTAGTTGACATCTTATATCTGATGGGTCTAAGTGAAAGAGATATTAAGGAGCTGATTAAGGAGTAAGCCCAAGGCTGGCGGATGATCAGAACCGCAAGTCGCTTGGCTTGCAACATTTCCTACATGGATCCTGGCCCCGGTTTCTTTTGGGAGAGATACCTGGTAGGTGCAAGGGGCAGGGTTCGCAAAATCAAACAGTACAATGAAACATGATACCAACCATTTTTTTTGGCTATTGATTATGTGCATcattattaatttttttggGAGGGAATGAAACAGAAAAAAATTGAATTTGGATAGTCACAAACCATCTTGTTGAAGTTGGTAAGGGAGCTGTACCAGGGTTGAAGCCAAAACAATGATTCCAACTCCTAAACGCCGGTGGCCTTccctaaaaaaaaaataaaaaaaaaatttttttttatctgaCTATTGCATCGGGAGTCACATTCGGTACATTCGTACTCTCGGGGCCTGTTGATTCGGCTCGTCTCTTCTTCAGGACGTTCTCGATAAACGCTTCGCCAGCCTTGTAGCTGCTTCTCACCAACGGCCCACTCGCGCAATACAGGAATCCCATCTCCAGCGCTCGATCCTTCCACAATTCGAAGACGTCCGGCCGTACGTATTCGTGCACTGGCATATGTCGTTTCGTGGGGCGCATGTACTGTCCGAAGGTCACAACGTCGACGTTAGCGGCTCTCAACTGCCGAAGAGCGTCCCACATCTGCTCTTCCGTTTCTCCTAGCCCTAGCATCATCGACGTCTTGGTGATGAGTGATGGGACAGCTGCCTTCGCAGCCTTCAACACCCGTAAACTCGTCTGAAAATTTGCCCGGCGGTCACGGACGTGCGGAGTCAGTGCCTCTACGGTTTCGACGTTATGCGCATAAACATCTAGTCCGGACTTTGCCATGAGTGCAACCATCTCCAGATCACCAGCGTAGTCTCCCGTGAGACACTCAACCAAAATATTTGGCGCTTTCTGCTTGATCCTTATCACCGTCTCCGCGAAATGTCTC is a genomic window of Coccidioides posadasii str. Silveira chromosome 3, complete sequence containing:
- a CDS encoding uncharacterized protein (EggNog:ENOG410PMA2~COG:E~BUSCO:6552at33183), whose translation is MASTPLPSREGRPVLRHSSLSGGSFILDHQQYKPSPSGPSGFSNLLRSTGNVLTAPLVLNGSLSQGKDARVKESGIVHSIFSNSLSSLPADTPKLVATIFYKASQPVHPHIHPDSSRQPHSLRDLPAPSVPEGSAPTQNVEELPREPPPQEPEPLDHLYGPYVSQLCLTNFLQIMEDLSTPYHRMSSSHRCLDSEDQPRVVEVTICPPPSPDYLSFDDMRKHEFIWRFEREWNVEVVLQQESVFRRHKRLAVFDMDSTLIKQEVIDEIARFIGVEKEVSEITARAMNGELDFSASLKARVSLLKGVPADVFEKLKSIITIAPGARELCRALKRLGFKMAVLSGGFQPLAEWLAKELSLDYAFANHLVSDDSTQTLSGTLSPNHPIIDATQKRNLLRTIAADNDIQISQTLAVGDGANDLLMLNEAGLGVAWRAKSKVQMEAPTRLNGESLVDILYLMGLSERDIKELIKE